From the genome of Oxyura jamaicensis isolate SHBP4307 breed ruddy duck chromosome 2, BPBGC_Ojam_1.0, whole genome shotgun sequence, one region includes:
- the EAF1 gene encoding ELL-associated factor 1 produces the protein MNGSANPLLDKEEHPLQLGESFERRPKASFHTIRYDFKPASIDTSCEGELQVGKGDDVTITLPHIPGSTPPMTVFKGNKRPYQKDCVLIINHDTGEYVLEKLSSSIQVKKTRAEGSSKIQARIEQQSARASQPPSQFRAPTKPATGPKTSPLKDNPSPEPQLDDIKRELRAEVEIIEQMSSSSGSSSSDSESSSGSEDESSSSEGEEPAHVSPSQPPHQQYNNRNAVANGTSRPQGSNQLMNTLRNDLQLSESGSDSDD, from the exons ATGAACGGCTCGGCGAACCCGCTGCTGGACAAGGAGGAGCACccgctgcagctgggagagagctTCGAGCGGCGGCCCAAGGCCTCCTTCCACACCATCCGCT atGATTTTAAGCCAGCCTCGATCGATACATCTTGTGAAGGGGAGCTCCAAGTTGGTAAAGGAGATGATGTAACCATCACTTTGCCACATATTCCA GGTTCAACTCCTCCAATGACTgtgtttaaaggaaataaaaggccATATCAGAAGGACTGTGTGCTTATTATCAATCATGACACTGGGGAATATGTACTGGAAAAACTTAGTAGCAGCATTCAAGTCAAGAAAACAAG agcagagggcagcagtAAGATCCAAGCCCGAATAGAACAACAGTCTGCCCGAGCCTCTCAACCTCCTTCACAGTTCAGAGCCCCAACCAAGCCAGCAACTGGACCTAAAACTTCTCCGTTGAAAGATAACCCTTCACCTGAGCCTCAACTGGATGACATTAAGAGAG agctgagagcagaggTTGAAATTATCGAGcagatgagcagcagcagtggaagCAGCTCATCGGATTCAGAAAGCTCATCGGGGAGCGAAGATGAAAGCTCCAGCAGTGAGGGGGAAGAGCCAGCACATGTTTCCCCTTCCCAGCCGCCGCACCAGCAGTATAACAACAGGAATGCTGTTGCTAACGGCACCAGCAGGCCACAAGGAAGCAATCAGCTCATGAACACGCTCC gaaatgaCTTGCAGTTGAGCGAGTCTGGGAGCGACAGCGATGACTAG